The DNA sequence GAACAGAAGTTATTTTTGTAATTGTTATGGAGAAACAGTTCTCTATGATAAAAAAGGAAATTTATTAGAAACAGTGGTTTCTTATGGGCACGAGTCTGGTGCACTTACAGAAGATGGAAAATTTAAACGGTATGGAATTAATTATTTAAAAAATATTTATGCTTTAAGACACCCAAAAATATTTGACGAAGAAATGGAAAAAGTTGGGTGCATCGTAGAAGATAGTCATTGTACCTTAAAATAAATTTATTTTACCAAATCTGAAATTTGATCTGACTCAAAGATTTTTTGATCAATATTACTATTCGCAAGTTTAATCATTGCTTTTGCAATTGTTGTTGAATGAATTGATCTCATTTTTTTTAATGGTCCAATAAATAAAGGATTGAGAAGCTTAAAAATTATTATTCCTATTTTCTCACCCAATCTAAATTCTTTTCTGTTACCCAATATAAATGAGGGTCTCATAATTCCTATTTTAGAAAAACCTAAACTTAAGATCTCTTCCTCTACAAGACCCTTATATTTTAAATAATCTCCTGAACTTTTAGAATTAGCATATCCTGAAGATACAAAAAAATAAGATTTAACATTGTTAGATTTTGCAATTTGGGCTACTTTTTTTGGGATATCTAATTCAATTCTTTGATATTCATTTTTATAAGGAGAATTTTTTTTTGTTGTCCCGATACAAAAAAAACATTCATCTCCATCAATTTCTTCTTTGTGTTTTTCTAAATTATTAAAATCAGTTTGTATTAACTCAATTTTTGAGTTGTTTGTTTGAATTGAAGAACGGACAAATATTTTAATTTTAGAGTAATTATTGTTCAGAATAAGTTGATTTAAAACATGTCCTCCAACCAATCCAGTTGCACCAAATAGTAATGCTGTTTTCACTTCTTAAGAAAGGCTTTCGCAAAAAGATTTTATTCTATCCATTGCTTTCTTCAAATTTTGCATTGAGGTTGCATAAGAAATTCTAAAGTATCCATCTAAACCAAATGCAGAGCCTTGTACTACCGCCACATTAGATTGCTCAAGTAGTTTTTGAACAAACTCTGTATCAGTTTTCAATTTAGTTTTTTTATTTAACAAACCTTTGCAACTTGGAAAGACATAAAAGGCTCCGTTAGGTGTTAAACAATTTATACCATTGATGCTGTTTAAACTTTTAACAACAAAATCTCTTCTTTCTTTGAATGCTTTAGATCTTTTTTTTATAAAACCTTGGTTACCATTTAAAGCTTCAACTGCAGCAGCTTGACTGATTGATGATGGGTTTGATGTAGATTGAGATTGAATTTTACCAATTGCTTTAATTATATCTTTTGGTCCTGCAGCGTACCCTATTCTCCAACCTGTCATTGCATAAGATTTACTAACCCCATTCATTGTCAAAGTTCTATCTTTCAATTTAGAATTTTGAGCAATCGTATAAAAATTAAAATTATCATATGCTATATGTTCATAAATATCGTCACTCAAAATATGAACTTTTTTATTTTTAATTAAAACTTTAGCTAAATCTTCAATTTCTTTTTTTGAGTAGCCTGCTCCAGTTGGATTGGAAGGTGAATTTAAAATTACCCATTTAGTTTTTTTGGTAATAGCTTTTTTTAATTTACTTGCAGTAAGTTTAAATCCTTCTTCTTCTGTACACTTAACTATCCTTGGTTTACCGCCCGCTAATAAAACCATATCAGGATAAGAAACCCAAAAAGGTGCAGGAATAATTACTTCATCACCTTTATTTAAAGTTGCCATGAAAGCATTATAAAGAACTTGTTTTCCACCAGTTCCAACAGTGATTTGATCTGTAGTGTAATTAATTTTGTTTTCTCTTTTAAACTTATCTACAATTGCTTTTTTTAAAGCAGGCGTTCCATCTACTGCTGTATATTTTGTATCTCCACTTTTGATAGCTTTAATTGCAGCATTTTTAATATTATCTGGTGTATCAAAATCTGGCTCTCCAGCCCCAAGTCCAATTACATCTTTTCCTGCAGCTCTAAGTTCTCTTGCTTTTTGAGTAACTGCAATAGTTGGAGATGGTTTAATTCGTTTTAAACTGTCTGATATTATGCTCATTGAAATATAAATAAATTCTAATACGCTGTTTAATATATGGAAAATACTTATCAAGATTTAATTACAGATATTCAGAGTAAAAATCCTAAAATTAGTGGAAAACTCGAAGGTGGAAAAAAATTCAAAATTAAATCTGATTTTAAACCTGCAGGTGATCAACCAGAAGCTATTAAGAAATTAGTAAATGGTGCAAATAAAGATCAATTTAATCAAGTATTACTTGGAGTTACAGGATCTGGAAAAACTTTTACAATGGCAAAAGTAATCGAGGCCACTAATAGACCGGCATTGATACTTGCTCCAAACAAAACGCTAGCAGCACAACTCTATGGAGAAATGAAAACATTTTTCCCAGATAATGCAGTTGAATACTTTGTTTCTTATTACGACTATTACACTCCAGAAGCGTACGTTCCAAGATCTGACACTTACATAGAGAAAGAGGCATCGATTAATGAACAGATTGATCGAATGAGACACTCAGCAACTAGATCTCTTTTGGAAAGAGACGATGTTTTAATTGTAGCA is a window from the Candidatus Pelagibacter ubique HIMB140 genome containing:
- a CDS encoding NAD(P)H-binding protein, which codes for MKTALLFGATGLVGGHVLNQLILNNNYSKIKIFVRSSIQTNNSKIELIQTDFNNLEKHKEEIDGDECFFCIGTTKKNSPYKNEYQRIELDIPKKVAQIAKSNNVKSYFFVSSGYANSKSSGDYLKYKGLVEEEILSLGFSKIGIMRPSFILGNRKEFRLGEKIGIIIFKLLNPLFIGPLKKMRSIHSTTIAKAMIKLANSNIDQKIFESDQISDLVK
- a CDS encoding pyridoxal phosphate-dependent aminotransferase, with the protein product MSIISDSLKRIKPSPTIAVTQKARELRAAGKDVIGLGAGEPDFDTPDNIKNAAIKAIKSGDTKYTAVDGTPALKKAIVDKFKRENKINYTTDQITVGTGGKQVLYNAFMATLNKGDEVIIPAPFWVSYPDMVLLAGGKPRIVKCTEEEGFKLTASKLKKAITKKTKWVILNSPSNPTGAGYSKKEIEDLAKVLIKNKKVHILSDDIYEHIAYDNFNFYTIAQNSKLKDRTLTMNGVSKSYAMTGWRIGYAAGPKDIIKAIGKIQSQSTSNPSSISQAAAVEALNGNQGFIKKRSKAFKERRDFVVKSLNSINGINCLTPNGAFYVFPSCKGLLNKKTKLKTDTEFVQKLLEQSNVAVVQGSAFGLDGYFRISYATSMQNLKKAMDRIKSFCESLS